The genomic stretch AATTACGTGCCGCCCATCACGCACCTCATCCAGCAGGCCCGGCCTGAGCTGGCGCTGCTGGAGGCCAACGCGAAGCGCGTGCCCGCAAGCCCCTTCTCGCCCACGAACAACCGCATCGAGGCGGTCGTCCACGGGGGCTCGGGTCCAAAGGCCGCGTTGGAAGCGGCCCGCCGCGTCCAGTTGGTGCGGCTGTACCTCTGGGCTGAGCACCGGGCGAGGCGAGGCCCGGCGCTGCTTCCTACTCCAGCTCGCGCTGAAGCTTCGCCAGCAGGTTGAGCGCATCCAGGGGCGTCATCCGGTCAATGGTCGCCCCCTTCAGCGCATCCAGCGTCTTCTGCTGCGCGGGCGTCACCCCAGCCGAGCCCTGAGCCGTGGGCGCCGGCTCCGCGCCGAACAGTCCCAGCTGCCCGGACGAAGCCCCACGCCGTCCACCCTGCGGCTGCCGCACGGCCACCCGGGGCCGGCCCGCGTCATCCAGCTCACCGGACTCCAGATTTTGGAGCAGCTCGCGCGCGCGCCCGACGACTTCCGGCGGCAGACCCGCCAGCTTCGCCACCTCGATGCCGTAGGAGCGGCTGGCCCCACCCGGCACCAGCTTGCGCAGGAAGATGACCTTGCCGTTCTGCTCCTTCACGGCGATGCACAGGTTCTTCACCCGAGGCCGCTCGCGGGCCAGGTCCACCAACTCGTGGTAGTGCGTGGCGAACAGCGCGCGCGCCCCCACCGTGTCGTGCAGGTGCTCCGCCACCGCCCAGGCAATGGAGAGCCCGTCGAAGGTGGACGTGCCACGGCCAATCTCATCCAGGATGATGAGGCTCTTGTTCGTGGCGTGATGGAGGATGTGGCTGGTCTCCGTCATCTCCACCATGAAGGTGGACTGACCGCGCGCCAGATTGTCCGCCGCGCCCACGCGCGTGAAGATGCGATCGCACAGACCGATGCGCGCCGCCTTCGCCGGAACGAACGAGCCCGCCTGCGCCATCAACGCCGTCAGCGCCACCTGCCGCATCACCGTGCTCTTGCCGGCCATGTTCGGACCGGTAATCACCATCAGCTGCGCGTCCTCGGCCGGGTCCAGGCGAACGTCGTTGGGAACGAACGAATCGCTCGCCCCCAGCATGCGCTCCACCACCGGATGCCGCCCCGCGGTGATGCTGAGCGCCACGGACGCGTCCACCTCCGGCCGCGTGTAGCCATACTCCGCCGCGCACCGCGCGAAGGACAACAGCGCGTCCCCAGTGGCCACCGCCTCCGCGGCGGACCGGATGCGCGGCGCCGCCGACACCACCTGCGTGCGCAGCTCCTCGAAGAGCTGAATCTCCAGCGCGCACCGCCGCTCCTCGGCGGTGAGGACCTGCTCCTCGTACTCCTTCAGCTCCGGGGTGACGAAGCGCTCGGAGTTCACCGTGGTCTGCTTGCGGATGTAGTCCTTGGGCACCCGGTCGAGGTTCGACTTCGTCACCTCCAGGTAGTAACCAAAGACCTTGTTGTAGCGGACCTTCAGCGAGGAGATGCCGGTGCGCTCCTTCTCCCGCTGCTCGATCTGAAGCAGCAGGTCCTTGCCTGACGTGGACAGCGCCACCAGCTTGTCCAGCTCCGCGTGGAAGCCGGCACGAATCATGCCGCCGTCCTTCAGCGTCACCGGCGGCTCGTCCGCCACGGCGCGCGACAGCAGCTCCGCCAGCTCCGGCAGCGCGGACAGGGGGCCCGTGAGCGACTTGAGCAGCGAGGACTCACACCGCGCAAGCACCGCCACCACCCGGGGAAGCTGCGCCAGCGACAAGCCCAGCGCGCGCAAGTCCCGGGCGTTGCCCGCGCCCAGCGA from Myxococcus xanthus encodes the following:
- the mutS gene encoding DNA mismatch repair protein MutS; translated protein: MAVTQQAKAGKTAAVELPGDMTPEVGPVNEGAGAREIASLTPMMRQYMEVKALHPDSLLFFRLGDFYEMFFEDAVKASEILQITLTARAKGADKVPMCGVPYHAARRYIGRLVSEGLKVAICEQVEEPGNGPGIVRREVTRVITPGMVLDEEVLEPQASNFLAAVSWNDKGWGAALLEASTGEFMALEAPGIAELAESLSRVEPRELLVPDGKRDAPEVAQLLARMVRTPAVAEGEAASFEPTRAAGYLRSHFAVQSLSAFGLDDAPLAAGAAGAALRYLKDTQKTAAAHVDRLSRQERGGNLLMDESSRANLEVLRSLRDGGRKGSLLGVLDKTVTSLGARKLARWLSSPLGSLPEIHARLDAVDELSGRSVWREELAGILKEVGDLERLCGRLSLGAGNARDLRALGLSLAQLPRVVAVLARCESSLLKSLTGPLSALPELAELLSRAVADEPPVTLKDGGMIRAGFHAELDKLVALSTSGKDLLLQIEQREKERTGISSLKVRYNKVFGYYLEVTKSNLDRVPKDYIRKQTTVNSERFVTPELKEYEEQVLTAEERRCALEIQLFEELRTQVVSAAPRIRSAAEAVATGDALLSFARCAAEYGYTRPEVDASVALSITAGRHPVVERMLGASDSFVPNDVRLDPAEDAQLMVITGPNMAGKSTVMRQVALTALMAQAGSFVPAKAARIGLCDRIFTRVGAADNLARGQSTFMVEMTETSHILHHATNKSLIILDEIGRGTSTFDGLSIAWAVAEHLHDTVGARALFATHYHELVDLARERPRVKNLCIAVKEQNGKVIFLRKLVPGGASRSYGIEVAKLAGLPPEVVGRARELLQNLESGELDDAGRPRVAVRQPQGGRRGASSGQLGLFGAEPAPTAQGSAGVTPAQQKTLDALKGATIDRMTPLDALNLLAKLQRELE